In Streptomyces nojiriensis, one genomic interval encodes:
- a CDS encoding PP2C family protein-serine/threonine phosphatase: MNEESVDRAVGFGERPLGLLLHRARLVPPQLIGPLIAEEMAGIGGRDVSILLQDYAQELLVPFPGRKLHVSRPQPMVDSPAGRAFLRGETVEVPQADGGVRTYVPLLDGNDTVGVMALTLDHVGDDDRRLLCRLGGLVAGLLVTRNAYTDEFFLARRREPMSVSAEIQWSLLPPLTMTVPQVAVAGILEPAYRVAGDSFDYALNDDILHMAVIDAMGHGLDAAAMATIAIGAYRHARRVSVSLAEKYTYMDDAISRQFGPDHFVTAQLMHLNIATGELELVNAGHPAPLLIRDGKVVRQLESATTLPVGFGGEEPRIGEHTLRQGDRVLCYTDGIIEEHVAGGELFGEERLIRCVDRLGELPSEGMRADLRRLSHTLKSERGGHTSDDATLFMIEWRGGAADHLAVAD; the protein is encoded by the coding sequence CGCGGCTTGTGCCGCCGCAGCTGATCGGCCCACTGATCGCGGAGGAGATGGCCGGGATCGGAGGCCGTGACGTCTCCATCCTGCTCCAGGACTACGCGCAGGAGCTGCTGGTGCCGTTTCCGGGCAGGAAGCTGCACGTCAGCCGACCCCAGCCGATGGTCGACTCACCGGCCGGCCGGGCCTTCCTGCGCGGGGAGACCGTCGAGGTGCCGCAGGCCGACGGCGGCGTCCGGACGTACGTGCCGCTGCTGGACGGAAACGACACGGTGGGCGTCATGGCCCTCACCCTGGACCACGTCGGTGACGACGACCGGCGCCTGCTGTGCCGGCTCGGCGGCCTGGTCGCCGGCCTGCTGGTCACCAGGAACGCCTACACCGACGAGTTCTTCCTGGCCCGGCGCCGGGAGCCGATGAGCGTGTCCGCGGAGATCCAGTGGAGCCTGCTGCCGCCGCTGACGATGACCGTGCCGCAGGTCGCGGTGGCCGGCATCCTGGAGCCCGCCTACCGCGTCGCCGGAGACAGCTTCGACTACGCACTCAACGACGACATCCTGCACATGGCCGTGATCGACGCGATGGGCCACGGCCTGGACGCCGCCGCGATGGCGACCATCGCCATCGGTGCCTACCGGCATGCCCGGCGCGTGTCCGTCAGCCTGGCCGAGAAGTACACGTACATGGACGACGCCATCTCCCGGCAGTTCGGTCCCGACCACTTCGTCACCGCCCAGCTGATGCACCTGAACATCGCCACCGGTGAGTTGGAGCTGGTCAACGCGGGCCACCCCGCGCCGCTGCTGATCCGCGACGGCAAGGTCGTGCGGCAGCTGGAGAGCGCGACGACACTGCCCGTCGGCTTCGGCGGCGAGGAGCCCCGGATCGGAGAGCACACGCTCCGGCAAGGCGACCGCGTGCTGTGCTACACCGACGGCATCATCGAAGAGCACGTCGCCGGCGGGGAGCTGTTCGGCGAGGAACGCCTCATCCGTTGCGTCGACCGCCTCGGGGAATTGCCGTCAGAGGGGATGCGGGCAGATCTGCGCCGGCTCTCCCACACGTTGAAGAGCGAACGAGGCGGGCACACCAGCGACGACGCCACCCTCTTCATGATCGAATGGCGTGGGGGCGCCGCCGACCATCTCGCGGTTGCCGACTGA
- a CDS encoding DUF5994 family protein, producing the protein MTTTLDRTAPRDLAAQSPARLSLTPKTTLAGQLDGAWWPYSRDLETELPPLAAALEEPWGRITRVSVNPARWPVVPRKVAVAGHVLHVGWFTEQDPDKLILLSYTVGRWDLLVIPPETEPAAAARLMAAAAIPGSVLAADVLMANEIVIGRGIRDARRREATWEGEGGACMSPFGVAMGRSALPLSANGWR; encoded by the coding sequence ATGACCACCACCCTCGACCGGACCGCGCCCCGCGACCTCGCCGCACAGTCCCCGGCTCGCTTGTCCCTCACCCCGAAGACCACGCTCGCCGGCCAGCTGGACGGGGCCTGGTGGCCCTACTCCCGCGACCTCGAAACCGAGCTCCCGCCGCTGGCCGCCGCCCTGGAGGAACCCTGGGGGCGCATCACCCGCGTCAGCGTGAATCCCGCCCGCTGGCCGGTCGTCCCGCGCAAGGTTGCCGTGGCCGGGCACGTGCTGCACGTGGGCTGGTTCACGGAACAGGACCCCGACAAGCTGATCCTGCTCTCCTACACCGTCGGCCGCTGGGACCTCCTGGTGATCCCGCCCGAGACCGAGCCCGCGGCCGCGGCAAGGCTGATGGCCGCCGCCGCGATCCCGGGCAGCGTCCTGGCCGCGGACGTCCTGATGGCCAACGAGATCGTCATCGGGCGCGGCATCCGCGACGCCCGCCGCCGGGAAGCCACTTGGGAGGGCGAGGGCGGGGCCTGCATGTCCCCGTTCGGGGTCGCGATGGGTCGAAGCGCCCTCCCGCTGTCCGCGAACGGCTGGAGGTGA
- a CDS encoding HTTM domain-containing protein, with protein MGSEQIPQPPSTAATPHRPAPQEASVAGTAHRWLLKRIGDLWALLTDRPISLYAASVLRIGYGLLYLVFLLREFPHRDEIWGPGAPWTPALAQQLFDQTGWNSILILSDSRAYFEFCYVTALVTSALFMLGWRTRAVSVLFAVVVTSFHARSIFMTDGGDNLILLMALYLVLTACGRRWSLDARGNRLRESRAGDAPEPVRSLYAQQLHDARVTLTTVVHNCGILVIAAQVCFLYGSAGLYKIQGPTWGGGTALHYALNLELFQPWPALSHLVDDYPMVIAIAGYVTVLLQVAFPFVLFGRLKYPVLIVLLGMHIGIAVLLGLPLFSGAMIIADAVFLPDRFYAFLPHLWRRAARRTGMWRPAPGRAAGSASVPPQGRPSRSSSKHRAAPAEQQGTALSTGRASSVLGTRKPD; from the coding sequence ATGGGAAGTGAACAGATCCCCCAGCCCCCTTCCACGGCGGCCACGCCGCACCGGCCCGCGCCCCAGGAGGCCTCGGTCGCCGGCACGGCCCACCGGTGGCTCCTCAAACGGATCGGCGATCTGTGGGCGCTTCTCACCGACCGGCCGATCTCGCTGTACGCCGCGTCGGTTCTGCGCATCGGCTACGGGCTGCTCTACCTGGTCTTCCTGCTGCGCGAGTTCCCGCACCGTGACGAGATCTGGGGCCCCGGCGCCCCCTGGACACCGGCGCTGGCACAGCAGCTCTTCGACCAGACGGGCTGGAACAGCATCCTGATCCTGTCCGACAGCCGCGCCTATTTCGAATTCTGCTACGTGACGGCCCTCGTCACGTCCGCGCTGTTCATGCTGGGCTGGCGGACCCGCGCCGTGTCCGTCCTCTTCGCCGTCGTGGTGACCTCGTTCCATGCCAGATCGATCTTCATGACGGACGGGGGCGACAACCTGATCCTGCTGATGGCCCTCTACCTCGTCCTCACCGCGTGCGGTCGGCGCTGGTCCCTGGACGCGCGCGGGAACCGGCTCAGGGAATCCCGTGCGGGCGACGCGCCGGAGCCGGTGAGGAGCTTGTACGCACAGCAACTGCACGATGCCCGTGTCACCTTGACGACGGTGGTGCACAACTGCGGCATCCTCGTCATCGCGGCACAGGTCTGCTTCCTCTACGGGTCGGCCGGCCTGTACAAGATCCAGGGCCCGACCTGGGGCGGCGGCACCGCCCTCCACTACGCGCTGAACCTCGAACTCTTCCAGCCCTGGCCCGCGCTCTCGCACCTCGTGGACGATTACCCGATGGTGATCGCGATCGCCGGCTACGTGACGGTGCTCCTGCAGGTCGCCTTCCCGTTCGTACTCTTCGGCAGGCTCAAGTACCCCGTTCTGATCGTGCTGCTGGGCATGCACATCGGCATCGCGGTGCTTCTGGGACTGCCTCTCTTCTCCGGCGCCATGATCATTGCGGACGCCGTGTTCCTTCCCGACCGCTTCTACGCCTTCCTGCCTCACCTGTGGCGACGCGCAGCACGGCGCACGGGGATGTGGCGGCCGGCACCCGGCCGAGCGGCGGGATCCGCATCGGTACCGCCGCAGGGCCGGCCCAGCCGATCCAGCTCGAAGCACCGAGCCGCTCCGGCAGAGCAGCAGGGCACTGCGCTTTCCACCGGGCGTGCGTCCTCGGTCCTGGGGACCCGGAAACCCGACTGA
- a CDS encoding DUF5819 family protein translates to MRRTGWAVSSGIESADVKELQRSDSGPVPQRRHDEATMPGKRPIRVRAVEAGLRTAVALCLVTTLVHVVLVFLHVAPANPVSKRYSSQVNGWVYPLFEQNWRLFAPDPDSFNRKILARTAHTDSEGSVQVTPWFDLASVDHSAVDHNVFPSHTSQNLLRRAWTSYVETHGGSDTARSERAVMLQTYLRNIAADRIAAHNDGGAFDFIQLRVVTLPVAAPGAAAGNHPPAATEDRLLPWWKVTSHGK, encoded by the coding sequence ATGAGAAGGACCGGGTGGGCGGTGTCGAGCGGAATTGAATCTGCGGATGTGAAGGAACTTCAGCGGTCCGATTCCGGTCCGGTCCCCCAACGGCGCCATGACGAAGCGACCATGCCGGGCAAGCGGCCCATAAGAGTTCGCGCAGTGGAAGCAGGGCTGCGCACCGCCGTAGCCCTCTGCCTGGTAACGACTCTGGTCCACGTCGTCCTGGTGTTCCTTCATGTGGCCCCCGCCAACCCTGTGTCGAAGCGGTACAGTTCACAGGTCAACGGATGGGTGTACCCGCTCTTCGAACAGAACTGGCGGCTCTTCGCTCCGGACCCGGACTCCTTCAACCGAAAAATCCTGGCGAGAACCGCACACACCGACTCCGAAGGATCGGTGCAGGTGACCCCCTGGTTCGACCTGGCTTCCGTCGACCATTCCGCGGTCGACCACAACGTTTTTCCGAGCCATACGTCCCAGAACCTTCTGCGCCGCGCCTGGACCTCTTATGTCGAGACACACGGAGGAAGCGACACGGCACGCTCGGAACGCGCCGTGATGCTGCAGACGTACCTGCGCAACATCGCCGCGGACCGCATCGCCGCCCACAACGACGGCGGCGCTTTCGACTTCATTCAGCTCCGGGTCGTCACACTGCCCGTCGCTGCGCCCGGCGCAGCAGCCGGGAACCACCCGCCGGCAGCCACCGAGGACCGGCTCCTGCCCTGGTGGAAGGTGACCTCCCATGGGAAGTGA